DNA sequence from the Bradyrhizobium diazoefficiens genome:
GGATCGATACTATTGAGCAGACCTTGCGGAGTGCAGGTCTCGCAGTTGGGGTCATGGATACGCCGTCGCGAACGCTCTTGCCGCTGAAAATCTCAAGCTTCGCCGCACCGTCATTGCCGATTGCGTAAATCCGGTGCTGGCAAGCCGGGCCGGCTGGCGGCAGACCGCCCTGCAGAACTCGGCACATATCGTCGAGATCGAGATGGTCTGTAGCGACATGGCTTTGCACCGGCGGCGCGTTGAAGGCCGAGCTCCCGACATCAGCGGTCACAAACTGCCAAGCTGGGACGACATAGCGAAGCGCCACTATGAATCCTGGGATCAGGAGCATCTTGTACTCGATGCCGCCGATGGCGCGGTTGATCGTCTCGTCAAACAGGCCGAAGCCTATATTCGCGGTAAGATCGGTTAGGCCGTTGCCGCCGTCGAGGAGACCTGGATATCGCTACGCTCCCCCGGGCGCGGGACCGTGGCTCCCATACCCATGAGCGCTCACCAGCGACCGTGTAGGGACGGCTCCAGTCCTACCTAGGTGAGATTGAACCCGCTTGCGCAAAATCCCTTGGACGCGTCCGGCTCGTTCGTGGCGCGTTGACGGTAATTGGCCTGCCTGCCCTTGGTGTGGCTTTTCGAGCGCATTGTGTCCGTTCGTAATCGACGCGCCAAATCATAACGCGGCATTAACCCTGTGCATCTTAGGGTCGTGTCGGACTCCGCCCGGGCGGGGGGTCGGGTAGTTGAAAATGGCGTTGGCGAACAAAAAATTTCTTCCGGCCGCCGAGGAACGTCGGCGTTTCCAGCGGGTGAAGGTGCACCTGCTCGGCCGCTACATGCTGCCGGACCGCCGTGAATTCCCCTGCCAGGTGATCAACATGTCGCCCGGCGGGCTCGCGCTGCTGGCGCCCGGCATCGGCAATGTCGGCGACCGCGTGGTCGCCTATCTCGACCATATCGGCCGGGTCGAGGGCAAGATTACCCGGATCATCGACAACGGCTTCGCCATGACGGTGGGCGCGACGCCACGCAAGCGCGACAAGCTGGCGGCCCAGCTGACCTGGCTCGCCAACCGCGACATCCTCAATTTGCCGGAGGACCGCCGCCACGACCGTATCGTCCCGCGCAACCCAATCGCGGTGCTGACGCTCGAGGACGGCACCAAGATGACCTGCCGCATCATCGACCTCTCGCTGTCCGGCGCAGCCATTGCTGCCGAGAACCGTCCGCCGCTGAAATCGATCGTTCTGCTCGGCCGGGTCCAGGGCCGCGTGGTCCGAAACCTCGAAGACGGCTTCGCGCTCGAGTTCATGCACGAGCAGCCGATTGAGACTCTCGAAGAGAGCGTTACCGCGCGGTAAAGCGCGAAGACGCTAAAGCGCCTGTATTTCAAGCCTGAGAGGCGGCCTCCGCGATGCGGACGCCGCCTTTTTTGTGGCTGGCCACGGCCTGCCGCGGGTTAACGCGCGGGCTTCTCAGGGCAGAAACAACAGTTCCGCCAGCGTTCCCGCATTAATTCCTACAATTTGAGTCAATTGCAGTATTCTCAAATTTTACTCGATTTTTCTTCAAGTATAAATCGAAGTTTCCCAGCGTTTTACTTGTATTCGTCTCGACTTGACTTGGCTGACTTAGCGACAGCTCAAAAGCTCCATGCGCAATGTGGTCCCAACAAGAAACGGGGGCCGCAATGTTGGACTTCAGGGGACAGGGGAAGGCACTGGCACTTGCTGCCATGCTCTTCGGGATCGGCGCGGCAGCGCAGGCGAGTGAAAGCCGTCTGCTCTACGCGAGCCTCGGCGACACCGCGCGTGCGCCGATCGGCTGGGTCGAGTTTTGTGCAGAGAATGCCGCTCAGTGTCAGGGCGGGCCGACGCAGCCGCGCGACATCGTGATGTCGCAGACCGCGTGGCGCGACCTGACCAAGGTCAATCGCTGGGTCAACGAGGCCATCAAGCCTTTGACCGACCAGGACCACTGGGGCGTGATCGAGAAGTGGTCGCTGCCAACCGACGGTTATGGCGACTGTGAAGACTACGTGCTGTTGAAACGCAAGATGCTGATGGATGCCGGTTGGCCGCGCGAGGCCCTGCTCATCACCGTCGTGCGCGACAAGAAGGGCGAAGGACACGCGGTACTGACGGTGAAGACCGACAAGGGCGAGTTCGTTCTCGACAATCAGAACGAGAGCGTCGTTGCCTGGACGGAGACCGGCTACCGCTTCGTCAAGCGCCAGTCGCAGAGCGATCCCAACGTCTGGGTCTCGCTCGGCGATACCAAGCCGGCGGTCTCCACCGCCAGCGCGAGAGACCAGTAAGTAGTCAGTAGAGACAAGGAAAGAGTTACGCGACCCGGTCACATCCCCACCCCTCCCCGTCCCAGACCGGTTCGCGCGCGGCCAGCCATCCCCCAATGGCTGGCCGCAACTTTTTTTGGGGATCGCCGCTCACTCTGCGGCTTCAAGGTTGGCGGGTTTATCGGCCTCGCCCAGCGGCGACACGGCCGGGCCATTGAGCGCCGTGCCGTCGGGCGCGAACTGCGAGCCGTGGCAAGGACAATCCCAGCACTGCTCCAGCGCATTCCAGTGCACGACGCAGCCGAGATGGGTGCAGCTTGCGGAGTGCAGGTGCAGACGTCCGTTGCGGTCCCGGCAAGCGGCAATCTTCTTCAGGCCACTGCGGACAAGACGCCCCTCGCCCGGCAGCAGCCGTTCGACGCTCGCAATCTCGCTCGCCGTAAGATACTCCGCAAAATTCTTCAGCGGCGTGATGTTCTCGCTGATGAACTCGCCGATGTTCTTCTGAATCTTCCGTGACGGCGCGTAGATCTCTTCCCACGGGCTCGCGCCCGTCGTGATCAGATCCGTCACCAAGAGGCCGGCGACGAGCCCGTTCGTGATCCCCTGCCCGGAATCGCCGCTGACGATGAAGACATGCTCCTCGCCGGGGCTCCGGCCAATGAAGCCGGCGAAATCGACCGGCTCCAACACTTGGCCGGACCACCGATGAGTGACTTCGCGCAAATCGGGCAGGCGATCGCGGGCCCAGCGCTCGAGCGCGTCAAGGCGCTGTACGCCATCGTTCGCTTCGCCCGACTTATGGTCTTCGCCGCCGATGATCACGATATCCTCGTCGGCAGAGAACGGCTGGAGCCGGACATAATGATAGGGATCTAGCGTATCCCAATAAAGCGCATCCTCCAGCGTACCGGCCGCAATCTTCGCGGCGAGCGCATAGGTGCGGTAAGGCGCCTGCTTCGTGTGGATCGCCACCTGCACATTGACGGGCGAGTTCGTCGCGACCACCACGTCGGCGGCGTGGACCTCGTGACCTGAGGTGGTCGTCACGACCATGTCGCTATGGCGCTGACGGATGCTCTCGACACAGGTGTCGGCGTAAAGCCGCGCCCCGCGACGCTGGAGCGCGCTCGCCAGACCCGCGAGGTATTTGGTCGGATGCAGGCGCGCCTGGCGGGCAAAGCGCAACGAACGTACCACTCCCGCGGAGTGGAACGGAGTCGGCTCGACGCAATTCTCGATGGCAATCCCGAGCTTGCGGCAGCAATCCAATTCCTTATCCAGCTCGGAGACGGCCGTTTCGGGCGCCAGCACCCAGTAACCGTCGACGCGTCGAAAATCGCAATCGATGTGCTCGGCACCCTGGATGGCTTCGGCGCGATCAATTGCGTCAGCGACACTCTGATAGTAGCGCCGCGCACAGTCAAGGCCGCGTACCCGCGCCAGCGCCTCGTAGCCGTCGTCGAGTGCGGTGGCGAGGTGCGCGGTCGTGCGCGCCGTCATGCCGCTGCCGATGCCGCCGCGGTCCAGCACCACGACCGAGCGTCCATGACTGGCAAGCTCATAGACGATCGATAGCCCGGCAATTCCAGAACCGACAACGACGACGTCTGTGCCCATCGTACCGGATAGCGCCGGCGCATCGGCAATCGAAACATCCATCCAGAGCGATCGGGTGTGCTCATCCCGTACGTTCATGACAATGCTCCTCGACGAACCAAACGACGCGACAGGATGAGAGTTCCTATCAGGCCCTGCCGAGCGAGGGCCGTCGAAGATCACCACATTCATTAGGAACCTTGATCGGGCTCGAAACGGCATGAGAAATCCATCACCCGGAATGCGCAGAACGTTGCGTCAGGCGCAATTGCACGGAGACCTGCTCGTCCCGCAAGGACAGGCTGTATTGCCGAGGCAATCATCCGATCTGCTCGGTACAGCTTGCACGCGGTCAGGTCAGGATAGGTGACCAAGCAGAACGGCGAATACGAGATCACGCCTGACGGGCAGCTTGCGATTCGTACCGGTCAGGCGCCGAGCACATCGACCAGCCGAAGCTCGTCGGCGGCGGGATCTTTCAGGAACAGTTCGGCCTCGATCTCGGTCAGATGCGACAGCATCTGTGCGCGGGCGGCCAGCTTGTCGCGCTTGCGGATCGCGGTGACGATCTCGGCGTGATGTGAGGTGCCGCAAGCCGGCGTGTCGTGGCGGCGGTAGAGCAGGATGATCAGCGAGGACCGCGCGATCAGTTCCTTGAGGAAGCCGAGATAGATGCTGTGGCCGCTCATCTCGGCGACGAGGCGGTGAAATTCGCCGGAGAGCCGAACCGAGGCGCGCGCGTCGCCGCGCAGCTCCGCCGCGCGCTCCTCGGCAAGATGCTGCTGTAGCCGATCTATCCACGCGGGCGACACCGCGTCGACAGCGTGATCGACCATGGTGGGCTCGATCAGGCGGCGCGCCTCGAACACCTCGCGGGCGTCCGCCGGCGTCGGGCGCGCAACGAAGGCGCCGCGGTTCTTCTCGATGTTGACGATGCCCTCATGCGCAAGCTGTTGCAGCGCAGTGCGGACCAACGTGCGGCTCGCGCCATAGATCTCGCCGATCTCGTCCTCGCCGAGCTTGGTGCCCGGCAGCAGGCGGTGCTCGAGGATCGCCGCGGTCACGCCCTCCCTGATCCGGCTGACGCGATCGCTCACGTCAGGCGCATCGGATTTCGGGCGGGATTTGGCGGGCATTAGTCCGAGGGGTTGGATTGGCGCGAGCGGCGACGTTTGGCTCGAATGGTAGTCGACGAGCTGTATCCAATCACAGGCGAAACTTTATACAATCTTCGCCCATTTCGTGTGCACACATCGCTGCCCGCCCGTGCGGCGCACAACCGCACGGATTCGATCTAACGACCTGACTCCACTGCACAGTTTCCCAATTCAGCAATATTGACGCTGTTGGCACGGACCTTGCGGAGAGGCGGGAACATCGCCCCTCTCGCGGACACGCCATGGCCACTCCCGCAGCTCTCGAACTGGTCGCCGTCACCAAGCGCTATGACACCACGGTGGCCGTCGACAACGTCAATTTGAAGATTCCCGCTGGCACCTATTGCTGCCTGCTCGGCCCCTCCGGATGCGGCAAAACCTCGACCCTGCGCATGATCGCGGGCCACGAGGCGGTCAGCGAGGGCGACATCATCCTGGGGCCGCAGAACGTCACGGACCTCGAGCCAGCCAAGCGCGGTACGGCAATGATGTTCCAGTCCTACGCGCTGTTTCCGCACCTGAGCGTGCTCGACAATGTAGCGTTTGCCTTGAAAATGCGCCGCGTCGACCGGGCGACACGGCACAAGCGCGCCGGTGAGCTGCTTGAGCTGGTTGCGATGAGCCCCTACGCCGGCCGCCTGCCGGCCCAACTCTCTGGCGGCCAGCAGCAGCGCGTCGCGCTCGCCCGCGCATTGATCACCGAGCCGCAGATCCTCTTGCTCGACGAACCGCTGTCCGCGCTCGATCCATTCCTGCGGGTGAGGATGCGCGGCGAGCTCAAGCGGCTGCAGCGCGAGCTCGGCATCAGCTTCATCCAGGTCACCCACGGCCAGGAAGAGGCAATGGCGCTCGCCGACCACATCGTGGTGATGAACCAAGGCAGGATCGAGCAGCAGGGCACGGCCCGCGACATCTTTCACCATCCCCGCACGGAATTCGTGGCCCGTTTCATCGGCGGCCACAACGTCCTCAGCGACGGCGGCAAGCTCATCGCCGTGCGCGCCGATCAACTCGGCATCAAGCCGGTCACTGACGACGCGTTCGGCGCGCCGGCGCTGCTGACCCAGACCGAGTACCAGGGCGCCTATGTCGCCGTGTCGCTCACGCTCGACGACGGCACCGCCCTGTTCTCCCATGTTCCCGAAGCCGCCTTCGACGTCCACCCGTTCCATCCGGGCGATCGTGTGCTGGCCACCTGGGATCCCGCCAAGGCGCAACGTCTGCAATAGCGCCATCATCTCTAGAAAATGCGCAACACAGAGGAGTGATTGGAATGACCGAGACCACCAAAAAGACCGGCGTCAGCCGCCGCACACTGCTGAAGAGCACCGCGGGTCTCGCCGGCCTTGCCGCCGGCTCCGGTGCCATCACCGGCTTCCCATATGTAATGTCGGCGGAGCCGAAGGTGCTGCGCTATCTCGGCACCGCGGTGAATGAGGGCGACGACATCTCCAAGCAGTGCCTGAAGGACACCGGCATCAAGATCGAATACATCACCGCAACGACCGACGACGTCACCAAGCGCGTGATGACCCAGCCGAACTCCTTCGACGTGCTGGACACCGAATATTTCTCGCTGAAGAAGATCGTACCGTCGGGCAACATCCTTGCCCTCGACGCCAAGAAGATCAAGCAATTCGATAACATCACGCCGGTCTTCACGAAGGGCGAGACGCCCGGCGGCAAGAAGATCGGCGGCCAGGGCACCGCGCCCTGGAAGGTGCTCTATCTCGAAGGCAAGGACTCCAGGAAGTTCGCGACCTCGCCAACCGAGTTCGTCACGCTGATCCCGACTGTCTACAACGCCGACACGCTCGGCATCCGTCCCGACCTGATCAAACGTCCGATCGGCTCGTGGTCCGAGTTGCTCAATCCCGAATTCAAGGGCAAGGCCTCGATCCTCAACATCCCCTCGATCGGCATCATGGATGCCGCGATGGTCGTGGAAGCCACCGGCAAGTACAAATATGCCGACAAGGGCAACATGACCAAAGAAGAGATCGATCTCACCATGAAGGTGATGACCGAGGCGAAGAAGGCCGGTCAGTTCCGCGCGTTCTGGAAGGATTTCAACGAGAGCGTCAACCTGATGGCCTCGGGTGAGACCGTCATCCAATCGATGTGGTCGCCGGCGGTGACGAAGGTGCGCTCGATGGGCATCGCCTGCACCTTCCAGCCGCTCAAGGAAGGCTATCGCTCCTGGGCCTCGGGCTTCTGCGTGTCCAAGGGCGTGTCGGGTGCGAAGCTCGATTGGGCCTATGAGTTCGTCAACTGGTTCCTGTCCGGCTACGCCGGCGCCTATCTCAACCGCCAAGGCTACTACTCCGCCGTGCTCTCCACCGCGAAGGCGAACATGGAGCCCTACGAGTGGGCCTACTGGATGGAAGGCAAGCCGGCCGAGAAGGACATCAAGGCGCCCGACGGCTCGCTGCTGGAGAAGGCAGGCTCCGTGCGCGACGGCGGTTCCTACGAGGACCGCATGGGCAGCGTCGCGTGCTGGAACGCCGTGATGGACGAGAACGACTACATGGTCCGCAAGTGGAACGAGTTCATCGCCGCGTGATGGATACGTCGGACAACATCCTGCAGCAGGCATCCCCGGACCTCGTCCGGGGATCGGACATGGCGCGCTCTGCGAAAGCGGCGCGCCTGTCGCCCTCCTTCATCTCCTGGCTGCAGGCCGGGCCGATGATGCTGGTGTTTCTCGCCTTCTTCCTGATCCCGCTCGTCTTCGTCGTCATCGTCTCGTTCTGGGACTACAACGAATATCAGTTGCTGCCGGCCTTCTCGGGGCGCGGCTACACTGACACGTTCGAAGGCTGCATCGCGCAGCTCCCCGATCTCTGCACCATCGGCAAGACCTATGTGAAGACGCTGAAGCTGTGCTTCCTGGTCTGGGTGATCACGCTCTTCATCGGCTTCTGGGTCGCCTATTTCCTCGCCTTCCACGTCAAGTCCAAGACCTGGCAGATGGGACTATCGCTGCTCTGCACGATCCCGTTCTGGACCTCCAACGTCATCCGCATGATCGCCTGGATTCCCTTGCTCGGGCGCAATGGCCTGGTGAACTCCGGACTGATGAAGACGGGCCTGATCAACCAGCCGGTGGAATGGCTGCTGTTCTCCGAATTCTCCGTGGTGCTGGCGCTGGTGCACCTCTTTACCTTCTTCATGGTGGTGCCGATCTTCAATTCGATGATCCGCGTCGACAGATCGCTGATCGAAGCCGCCTATGACGCCGGCGCCACCGGCTTCCAGACGCTGGTCAACGTCATCATCCCACTCGCCAAGCCCGGCATCGTGATCGGCTCCATCTTCGTCATCACGATCGTGATGGGCGATTTCATCACCATCGGCGTGATGGGCGGCCAGCAGATCGCGGCGGCCGGCAAGATCATCGAGACGCGGGTGAATGCGCTGCAATTCCCGGCCGCGGCCGCGAATGCCGTGATCCTGCTCGTCATCACCTTCCTGATCATCACCATGATGTCGCGCATCGTCGACATCAAGAAGGAGCTCTAGGCGATGAAGGAAGGACGCCCGCGCAGCTTCTACGTGCTCGCGATCTTCTTCGCGGCCTATGTGCTGTTTCTCTACGGGCCGATGATCGCGATCTACATGCTCTCCTTCCAGGGACCGCAAGGCGGCCTCACCTTCCCGATGAATGGCGTGTCGACCTACTGGCTGACGAAGCTGTTCCAGGGCACCGGCATCGTCGACCTCGGCGCGGCCTTCCGCCGCTCGCTGCTGCTCGGCGTCATCGTGATGGCTGTCACCGTCGTGTTGTCGGTTGCCGCAGGAATGGCCTTCCGCCGGAAATTCAGGGCGCAGAGCATTCTGTTCTACTCGGCTATTGCGAGCCTCATCGTTCCCTCGATCATCACCTCGCTCGGCATCTCGCTCGAATTCCGCATCATCGACGATTTGATCAAGGCGCATTGGAACGAGAATTTCGAGACCTCGATGGGCCTGCTCACTTCGGGTCTCGGCGCGCATCTGACTTGGACGCTGCCGTTTGGCCTGCTGATCATGTTCGCGATCTTCAACCGATTTGATCCCCGTCTCGAGGAAGCCGCGCGCGATCTCGGGGCGACGCCATGGCAGACGTTCCGTCATATCGTGCTGCCGATCATCCTGCCTTCGGTGATCGGCATCGGCCTGTTCGGTTTCACGCTGTCCTGGGACGAGCTCGCGCGCTCCAGCCAGGCCATCGGGGCGGTGAATACATTGCCGCTCGATCTCCAGGGACTCACCACGACCGTGACGAACCCGGACATCTATGCGCTCGGCACCATCATCTCCGCAGTGTCCTTTGCAGTGATCGCGCTTGCGCTCGGCACCATCCACATGCTCAACAAGCGGCAGGCGGCCAAGGGCTCGGACGCCGGCAAGGGGCTCGTCTGAATCGATGCGACTTCACGTCGTCAATCCCAACACCACCGTGACGATGACGGCGAAGATCGCCGCTGCGGCGCGCGCGATCGCGCTGCCTGACACCCTGATCGACGCGCGTCAGCCGGCGACGGGCCCAGTCTCGATCGAGGGGTTTTACGACGAGGCCTTCGCCGTCCCAGGCATGCTCGGCTGCATCCGCGAGGCTGATCGCGACGGAGCGGATGTCCATATCATCGCTTGCTTCGACGACACCGGCCTCGACGCCGCACGCGCCGCGGCGAAAGCGCCCGTAGTTGGCATCGGCGAAGCTGGCTTCCACATGGCAAGCCTGATCGCCGCGCGCTTTGCCGTGGTGACGACGCTCGGTGTCTCCATCGTGCCGATCGAGCATAATTTGCGGAAGTACGGCCTCGCCGAGCGCTGCGCCCGCGTCCGCGCCGCCGATGTCCCCGTGCTCGCGCTCGAAGATCGCAATGCAGACGCGCTTGGAAAAATCTCCGCGGAAATAACGGCCGCGATCCGCGACGACCGCGCTGAGGCCATCGTGCTCGGCTGCGCCGGCATGGCCGATCTTGCGGCCGAGCTCGCCGGCAAGCACGGCCTGCCCGTGGTCGACGGCGTCGCGGCTGCGGTGATGCTGGCGGAAGGGCTGGTGCGGCTCGGCCTGAAAACCTCCAGGCTCGGGCCCTACGCGGCGCCGAGGCCGAAGACTTAGTCTGGTCCGTTTTCGTCGTTTCAGCCTTGAGCCTCTGGTCCCGGCGCTGGCAGTGCGATCAACTTTTATGTTTCTGTCACAAGCGCCCCCAAGTTTCGCGTGAGCCATGCTAAGAGACCGCACCAGTGTTTTTACGGGGTTTGTATGAAAAAAAACGATGTCACGTGTTCAGCATGTGGGGGCGGCTTTCGACGACTTGAGCTCGCCACGCCGCCCGCCAACACTGGCGAGTACCGCTGTCCGGCCTGTGACGAAGTCCTTGAGACCTTCGATGGCAGCGCCTTCATTGCCTATCGCATGACGGTCCAGCCTTCGATGAAGGCCGCCCGTCCCTAATTGGTGTCCCGCCGGGCCATTGCAGCACGATGGGCTGCTGCTGAGCGCGTACCGTGAGCATCCCCTCTCAGGCTAAATTCGACCTGGGCGGGGGTTTGCTTTTGGCGTAGCACCCTTGAGGGCCGGAGCCTTAGCGTTGGGCCAACTGCGCTTTTTCCACCAGCGGCCACCTTTTCGTCCCATTTGTTGCTGAGCTGTAACGCTTTCGGGATGCCCCGGCCGCCTTGTTCTGCGTCCTTGTGCTGCCGCTCTTCGCCACTCACCAACTTTCAATTTGGGTTTTGTCAGCGATGATCGATCTCGCAGAGGATACACGATCCAATCCCCTCCTCCGTCTCGGTGGCCAGCCGATCGCGTTGGCGGCTGCGGCGCTGCTGCTGCTGATCGCCGGTGTCACCTCGATCGCGATATGGCGGGCCTACACCGGCGCTGCGCCCGAAACCGACCGGGTGGTCACGTCGCGGCAGCTTCAGGCGCGCACCGCGCAGGCCTCAGAGCAGCTCATTGAGAAGACCAAGGGGCTGGAGGCGACTCAGCAGGAATCGATCGACCAGCTCCAGGTCGTACAGGACCAGCTTCAGACCATGAAGCGGCTGTTTGCCTCGCAGCAGGCGGACACCAAGCGCCTGTCGGAGCAGGTCGCCAGTTTGAACGAATCCATCGACGGTCTGCGGCAGTCCTTTGCCAGCGTCCGCGCCACCGAGGCCGATACGCCCTCGGTTACCCCAGCGAAACCGGCACGACACCGCGTCCATACCGGCGCGCGCAAACGCCCAAGCGGCTGATCCGTTCCCGTTCCTGGGCTTTTATTTTCGCCACTTGTGAAATGGATCACATTTGTCCGTATGATTCCGCGCGATGCTCACCCATACCGGATGGCGTGAGCCGATTTTAATATCCGGGGCTGGCAAGGTCGTTGACGGTATACTGCGTCAACGGCCTTGTTTTTTGGTGCCTCGGTATTGTGGT
Encoded proteins:
- a CDS encoding AAA family ATPase — encoded protein: MKLRAPALIVFGGLPGTGKTTVARELTQRLAATYLRIDTIEQTLRSAGLAVGVMDTPSRTLLPLKISSFAAPSLPIA
- a CDS encoding PilZ domain-containing protein produces the protein MALANKKFLPAAEERRRFQRVKVHLLGRYMLPDRREFPCQVINMSPGGLALLAPGIGNVGDRVVAYLDHIGRVEGKITRIIDNGFAMTVGATPRKRDKLAAQLTWLANRDILNLPEDRRHDRIVPRNPIAVLTLEDGTKMTCRIIDLSLSGAAIAAENRPPLKSIVLLGRVQGRVVRNLEDGFALEFMHEQPIETLEESVTAR
- a CDS encoding transglutaminase-like cysteine peptidase; the encoded protein is MLDFRGQGKALALAAMLFGIGAAAQASESRLLYASLGDTARAPIGWVEFCAENAAQCQGGPTQPRDIVMSQTAWRDLTKVNRWVNEAIKPLTDQDHWGVIEKWSLPTDGYGDCEDYVLLKRKMLMDAGWPREALLITVVRDKKGEGHAVLTVKTDKGEFVLDNQNESVVAWTETGYRFVKRQSQSDPNVWVSLGDTKPAVSTASARDQ
- a CDS encoding FAD-dependent oxidoreductase, yielding MNVRDEHTRSLWMDVSIADAPALSGTMGTDVVVVGSGIAGLSIVYELASHGRSVVVLDRGGIGSGMTARTTAHLATALDDGYEALARVRGLDCARRYYQSVADAIDRAEAIQGAEHIDCDFRRVDGYWVLAPETAVSELDKELDCCRKLGIAIENCVEPTPFHSAGVVRSLRFARQARLHPTKYLAGLASALQRRGARLYADTCVESIRQRHSDMVVTTTSGHEVHAADVVVATNSPVNVQVAIHTKQAPYRTYALAAKIAAGTLEDALYWDTLDPYHYVRLQPFSADEDIVIIGGEDHKSGEANDGVQRLDALERWARDRLPDLREVTHRWSGQVLEPVDFAGFIGRSPGEEHVFIVSGDSGQGITNGLVAGLLVTDLITTGASPWEEIYAPSRKIQKNIGEFISENITPLKNFAEYLTASEIASVERLLPGEGRLVRSGLKKIAACRDRNGRLHLHSASCTHLGCVVHWNALEQCWDCPCHGSQFAPDGTALNGPAVSPLGEADKPANLEAAE
- a CDS encoding GntR family transcriptional regulator, translating into MPAKSRPKSDAPDVSDRVSRIREGVTAAILEHRLLPGTKLGEDEIGEIYGASRTLVRTALQQLAHEGIVNIEKNRGAFVARPTPADAREVFEARRLIEPTMVDHAVDAVSPAWIDRLQQHLAEERAAELRGDARASVRLSGEFHRLVAEMSGHSIYLGFLKELIARSSLIILLYRRHDTPACGTSHHAEIVTAIRKRDKLAARAQMLSHLTEIEAELFLKDPAADELRLVDVLGA
- a CDS encoding ABC transporter ATP-binding protein; this translates as MATPAALELVAVTKRYDTTVAVDNVNLKIPAGTYCCLLGPSGCGKTSTLRMIAGHEAVSEGDIILGPQNVTDLEPAKRGTAMMFQSYALFPHLSVLDNVAFALKMRRVDRATRHKRAGELLELVAMSPYAGRLPAQLSGGQQQRVALARALITEPQILLLDEPLSALDPFLRVRMRGELKRLQRELGISFIQVTHGQEEAMALADHIVVMNQGRIEQQGTARDIFHHPRTEFVARFIGGHNVLSDGGKLIAVRADQLGIKPVTDDAFGAPALLTQTEYQGAYVAVSLTLDDGTALFSHVPEAAFDVHPFHPGDRVLATWDPAKAQRLQ
- a CDS encoding PotD/PotF family extracellular solute-binding protein; its protein translation is MTETTKKTGVSRRTLLKSTAGLAGLAAGSGAITGFPYVMSAEPKVLRYLGTAVNEGDDISKQCLKDTGIKIEYITATTDDVTKRVMTQPNSFDVLDTEYFSLKKIVPSGNILALDAKKIKQFDNITPVFTKGETPGGKKIGGQGTAPWKVLYLEGKDSRKFATSPTEFVTLIPTVYNADTLGIRPDLIKRPIGSWSELLNPEFKGKASILNIPSIGIMDAAMVVEATGKYKYADKGNMTKEEIDLTMKVMTEAKKAGQFRAFWKDFNESVNLMASGETVIQSMWSPAVTKVRSMGIACTFQPLKEGYRSWASGFCVSKGVSGAKLDWAYEFVNWFLSGYAGAYLNRQGYYSAVLSTAKANMEPYEWAYWMEGKPAEKDIKAPDGSLLEKAGSVRDGGSYEDRMGSVACWNAVMDENDYMVRKWNEFIAA
- a CDS encoding ABC transporter permease produces the protein MDTSDNILQQASPDLVRGSDMARSAKAARLSPSFISWLQAGPMMLVFLAFFLIPLVFVVIVSFWDYNEYQLLPAFSGRGYTDTFEGCIAQLPDLCTIGKTYVKTLKLCFLVWVITLFIGFWVAYFLAFHVKSKTWQMGLSLLCTIPFWTSNVIRMIAWIPLLGRNGLVNSGLMKTGLINQPVEWLLFSEFSVVLALVHLFTFFMVVPIFNSMIRVDRSLIEAAYDAGATGFQTLVNVIIPLAKPGIVIGSIFVITIVMGDFITIGVMGGQQIAAAGKIIETRVNALQFPAAAANAVILLVITFLIITMMSRIVDIKKEL
- a CDS encoding ABC transporter permease, coding for MKEGRPRSFYVLAIFFAAYVLFLYGPMIAIYMLSFQGPQGGLTFPMNGVSTYWLTKLFQGTGIVDLGAAFRRSLLLGVIVMAVTVVLSVAAGMAFRRKFRAQSILFYSAIASLIVPSIITSLGISLEFRIIDDLIKAHWNENFETSMGLLTSGLGAHLTWTLPFGLLIMFAIFNRFDPRLEEAARDLGATPWQTFRHIVLPIILPSVIGIGLFGFTLSWDELARSSQAIGAVNTLPLDLQGLTTTVTNPDIYALGTIISAVSFAVIALALGTIHMLNKRQAAKGSDAGKGLV
- a CDS encoding aspartate/glutamate racemase family protein, yielding MRLHVVNPNTTVTMTAKIAAAARAIALPDTLIDARQPATGPVSIEGFYDEAFAVPGMLGCIREADRDGADVHIIACFDDTGLDAARAAAKAPVVGIGEAGFHMASLIAARFAVVTTLGVSIVPIEHNLRKYGLAERCARVRAADVPVLALEDRNADALGKISAEITAAIRDDRAEAIVLGCAGMADLAAELAGKHGLPVVDGVAAAVMLAEGLVRLGLKTSRLGPYAAPRPKT